From the Papaver somniferum cultivar HN1 chromosome 2, ASM357369v1, whole genome shotgun sequence genome, the window tagaaatagactttccaagtgatagacgagttttagtctccacatacctgttgttgatgaagttccacaagctctccttagtagttcttcgtcttcaaatgatgaacgccgtgaaatctaagGCTCAACTATACAAACAATGTCATAGTCccagacatctataagtagactagaaatcaagacttatagttttgatcactaacattgacaaacaagcgtCCCAAAAGACCCGTGCTCAAGCCTTGTGCAAAACAGATAAAGCTCCACATTATCATTGGTTTTCCAACATGCCAACATGGCCAATTTGGCTTAGGCTTGCTTTCCGACATGCCAATCAAATTGGTTTAGGCCGCCTTGCTGAGATAACACAACATTGTGTACACAGAGAGGGGATCCAACGACAGAAAGATCATCCTCTCTACATTGGGATAAGGGTGGACAAAAATGAACCCCACCCCTCCCTCACAAGATACATACACATCATTGTGTATCTATCTTTTTCGTTTACTAGGTGGCTTCACTATCATGAAAATCTAGATAGCTAAGATAAATTAGACAATGCATCATCTCTCACTGACTCCTCTCCTTTGATACATGAAGAGAGAGACTGGTGATGTCAGTGACGAAACTTCCCTTCTCCTTTTCAGTGGTAACTGGGTACGGCACGACAGAGGCAGACATCATGCGAGAAATGCAGATGCTTTTGCTCCATCATTTAATATTTTATATGAATTCCTCCAATAATATTGAATATTGAATATACCGATaattacaaaaaacaaaaatgtaTTTAGTTTATTTATGTTTGCTATAGTCTTTGACCGCATTAATTAGTATTAGAGCCTAGATTTATACTAGCAATTTGCATTAGTACTCTTTCCCACATGTAAAGGAGGAAAAAAAACAAGAATTTAAATACAAACCCCAAACACCAAAAACAAcaatatttcttcctcctcctcctccagacctcctcctcctcttcttcttccccatCTTCATTACCCATTTTCTTTCTGTAATCTTCATTACCCATGTCTGGTTCAATCTTAATGAGTTCTCATGGTGTGGCTTTTGCAACTGCCATGGCAGTTTCCGGTACAGTGATCATCCTCGCTATTTGTCGATCACCCAAACTTACTCTTTCAGTCTCCGAATTTCCCAACAAGTCTGATGACCCACAGAATCTACGATCTTGTATATCTTCTGGTACGTTAATTAAACATCCATTTAGCTTAATACCAATTGTAAGTTCACTGCAAATATATTTTAGTCATTTTGGCTTGCAATAATTTGTGTAATGTTTTCTTtacagaagaaaagaagaaaagagagaaaaagatgaagaaaagggTTCATTTTGCTGAAGATGTAGTAGATCCAATTGGAAACAGTAAAGACTTGAGAAGAGTCCATAAGaggtcttcatcatcatcatcatttaaGAAAAATGATCAAGATTGTGGTCGATCTCAACAAGAAAAAGTTCGAGGAATTCCTCCAAATCGTCTGGCTTTGTATAATGGAATTATGCGAGATCGTGAGCAACGGATGACTAGCTCATATTGATCAACACTGCGAATCAGTAGTCTCAATTGTCTCTGTGTACTACTAATTTACTTTCTGAAGCTCTCATTTCTTTAATTTAGATTTAATTAGTTTGTAAATTACTATTAGTTTGTGGTGTAAATTACGGTGTGATTAGATGGATTGATTATGATCAACTAATTTTAACTTGCTTTTAGAGTCCATTTCACTACCTATATTTCGATATTTACATGTTTTGTCCTGACAGCAAGGGGACAGATGAAATTCATTGAATTAGACAACTCAAAAACTGAGTTTCTGTTAACAGTTAATTGGTTGAGAAAATTGAATCTTTAGTCATTGGTTGAATCTTTAGTCACCACCAACTGTTTGACTCCGAAGATTTACGAAGAGGTAGATCTCCTAGTGGTTCATTCTGCGACGTAACGGTAAAGTTATTAGATGTTATTACGAATGACCTGAGCTCAAAATTTCTTAACACTAATTTGTTTACCTGGCAATTATTTATAGGAGTCCAAAACTTCttggcatcaatttttttttgcttgtttttttttcttttagttattATGTTTTATTGTTAAATTCTCCTATCAATTAGAAATTGTACCACCATGATCACATTACTAACATGCCCCCATTAGAGCAATTTTTAtggttcattttgctcccactatggaatgaacaaacattaaaaatggatgttcaaatcaatatatttgttgatttgaTCATCGAGATGGACCAGCCAGTGCGCGCCTGTGTTAAAGACGGGCGAACTTGCTAGGAACGCTGGCGTCTGAAGAGAAAACGCCAACGCTTGTACTTCCAACACACGACTTTACTTCAAGCGCCAGCGTGCATCTTAAAAACGCCAGCGTCTGACCCAAAGGCGCCAACGACTCAATCTGAACGGCTGAAaaatcttgtgatccaacggctgcattttttgaattctataaatactcctcatgtCAAcactaaattcacacattctaaacattcttcactctcaattCTTGATTGAACATGTCTCGGCCCCTGTTAGTTCGGCGAGATCCgtatactaaagaagaagatgaatctatttgcagaaattatgttttttttatttactcCGCTTGCTTCGGCAACCTATCTATGGGTGAATTTCTGGGAAGTTATTCACGATGGGTTCTGCAGTGACACTCGTAATCCGAGTCGTCGTGCTACATGCGACATAGAAAATCGTTTTggtacaattaagaaagaagtaagtgagtttgTAGCTTTAACCATACAAGCAAATCGATATCgactgagaggtgaaactgatgttgagatggtaacaagatctttggctgaatggcgaagatggaaaatgtggtttttcctttcgaaaaatgttttgaaatccttaaggtgttgaacagtttcaaccccttctttgtagttgttgttcaaccccagtacccataagataaacattgtttcgagttcaggatagtcatctacatGTTCTGCGTTTTTGGGTTTGGTTAGGAAAGACTTCATTGCTGCACATCTAATCCCACCTCCTTTCAAATCTTTATAATTTTGACGTATTTCTGATTCCACAAACGAGGGAAAAAGCATCTCCCATTTACTATTTGACATCCATTCGTCTTGGTTGAATTGAATGGTGACGGGTCTCCCATTCCACTTGGGATCCCAacaatgaaatacaaatcaaggggagTAATTCCTATTGCAAGTATAATATCAACTATAATTAATTCTTTTGATtgtttaataattatttaaaaaatttaaTATAAGTTAAGTTAAAAAAACTTACCAATTTCGAAATCCATAAAATGGAATGTGTGCGTCGTCATCCACCACCTTTATACCACTGTTTTCGAAATTTTGTTGTTATGTTTTCTAGGCTTTATTCTATAAAGAGCACGCCAAGGATATCTGTCAACTCTTTCTCGGACTGCAGGCGGTAGACCAACATTTAAttctgaaaatccacctctcatGTTATAATAATCCTCAAACCGATCATGATACCCCGACACATGACCTGGGACTAATGATGGAGCAGCAACGATATTTGGCGAAGTAAATTCTGCTTCTTGATTTTGAGAAAAACCTACACCTGTGTTAGGCAGTGCTGCCGATTCATTTTttcgatctcttttcttctttatacaATTCGCCATTCTTCTCACTAAGTTGTTCATATTGTATTAGAAAGTTTTGAtttagaagagttttagaagaagaaaatggcaGTGGTGTGACTGAAAATGAAACCATTAGAACGAATTTATAACGTTGAAATTCGACCGTTGGAAATATAGGCGTTAGAGTCCAATGCCCGTGTTGCGTCTTCCAACGCCAACGGTTGTGTCGTCAACGCATGCGTTGTTTCTTCCAACACCAGTGTCTGTCTTTTGATCGAGCAACGCCCTACACTTTACTATAGTGAAAAACCCAGTTTGGcaatccacgtggctcaacaaatgtttgagtttggccattgccataggaattgcccttagtTATTATGGATTAGATGTTATGAGATCAGAAGAAAACAATCTCTGACATATAGTTCTCCTTATCGTTATGAAACCTAGCTAAGATTCCTCAGACAACCATAACTAATTTTAAGTCGCTTCTCAAACTATTAAAAACATGACAGTTTTTTGGAATTGGAATAAAACATGACAGGAGAACTGGTTGTTAGTTGTCTAATAGTATAATCGTCAACAACCATCAGTTTTTTATAACGGTCACTGAAAAAATACAATGACAGTCACACCAACCCAAAAACAAAGGTCCAAGCAATCCTTCACCAGGGCTAATGTCTGAAAATGTCCCAAGTAACAGTGTGATAAGAAATGATAAAACAACGGAACATGTTGGTTTGTTAAGTAATGAACAAATTGGAGCAACATGATGACATTTAATTCCACGATACTCACCCTATTTGCAAATCAATTTGTCGCATCAAAACAAAACATGACATGTGCAAGATCTGGTTTATTTGTTCATTCAGAGTGTCATCACTCCTTTGTTTATGTTTGCCTTCTTAGGTAAACCACCACCTACCTCCCTTAATCGgctaaaatataataatattagCTATCTGAGGACCTCAGCATGCTTTTGGTCCATGGCTGATGACTCCATTGAAGGGCCAatcacaaaaaagaagaagacggaaTTGCTGATAACAATGTAAATCCTGGATGACTTTCAATTATCAGTGGAGACTGGAAAGTAGGAGACTTTATATTTATTAGAGAAAAATATTACagaatattcttagaggacaaTAACAACGACTCTGGAATATTCTTGTATGGAAGACCTTGACAAATACCAAGTACATGTAGTATAGATGATCACACAAATACAATGCAATCTACAAGCcattttaagaaaagaaaaaaaaaatgtttagatCCTGAATACGTAATCCAATTTCAATTTTCGTAAATacgcaaaaacaaaaataaaaatgtcactccctccgtcccaccattaaatgacctatttacttttagattttgtctcaccattaagtgacctatatcactaaacaagatatatttctaaaattattcttttatttgattataagaaatataagaaatatgcataatttgatagacatgtttatattcgttatataGGTGATTTAAAATgattttcaatggtatgaagtttgcgaacatccgtggtgtaatttgagagataaatcatttcaaaatttcactagttattatctataaggatataattgtaaaaaatgtttAAATATACTCTTTTTTcttacttgccttaaaaattgtgcaaacttaaactaagtcacttaatagtgggacggaaggaGTATTAAAAAATGAATATACAGCTGAACAGATAAGCAAAAAATGCAAATCCTACAATCAGTTAGGAGAGCAGAATGTGCACCACAGTAAAAGCGAGGAGAAAAATGTGAATGATTGTTTACCCCAAATCAAAAGCTTTTAACCTTTTTCTGATTTAGCTTTACGCCTAATTCTCCAATCGGAGACTTGATTGAAGGCCAAACCTACCTTTTCTCTTTGTATATGATATGATTAGAATTTAACAAATCACGATTCATGCTGCTCATGAAAGTTCAAAAAAGAGACGagttttttattgtttttcacTATCATTTCTTGTTTTACTTTTAGAGAGCAGGAATGTGCACCTTTTCACTATCATTTCTTATTTTACTTTTAGAGAGCaggaatgtgcaccccggtttaTGAGGGGTGCACAGATTTGGACTCGAACTATTAGCATATTCAATCGCCAATTATTTAAAGATCTTCAACGCTAAATGATACTACCttcgtttcaggaaaaatgatatttcTACTTTTCAAATAGGCCACAATGAAAGAATAACAAAGtgtcactttttctgaaatgggGGAGTATTAAATCAACCCCTACCATCCCATCAATAAGAGGAAATGGCGAACTGATAGCGCAACCGtgtctgggaaccaagttttcACAAAAAAAACAGCACTGTTTTGTTAAAAAGGATCGGGAGTTTCAAGGATGATGTCAGTACTATGCACACTTGCAAAAATAGATAATACAATCCACATTATTAATTGCAAGAGACATACTGTATTAAAGTTAGTCATAAGTTATAACATGATAATACTGAAGTTTGGCAAGTTTCAATAAATgaataagaaagaaaaattgtGGACCGAGTTAGAGATAAGGCTTTCTCTAATCTTTGCAACTTGCCCGTATATAGATGATGCACACACTGAAGTTCTCCCTTGAGAGTGCAAACTTAGAGGTATACATAGACTATGGTAAACAAGAAGTCATTTTCAAGATGCATTAGTATACAAGCAGACTCATCTCCCATATCCAGGATTACTTGCAGACGTAAAATGCTATCCCTATTGGATGTTTCCTGAACTAAGAACAACACATCACTTTCAAGCCAAACTAAACTTTTTCAACCACTTGGATTCTTATTTTTCGCAATGTTATGGAGATATACACAGCGAAAAATATATGATAAACTaaggaagaaagcaaggaaaagAATTAAGAGGAAGTTTCTGGGTAACCTACATGATATAACCCACTAAAATTAATCAGATTTATCACAGGATGTTAAACCTATCAATTCAATAGGCTACTTTGGATTTCCGTACTAAACTATGTTGATCGAGAGATTCCAAATTTTGTGACCGCCCAGTTCCTAGATGATACAAAATATCATATGCAAGGTTGGAATTGACCTGCTCTAACCTGCTAAAACGGAGCCTAGTAGTTACTATCAAACTCGAACATTTGTCTAGGAAGAGGGCCTTGTATTATGACTGTGCGTTCATGTCAAACAGACAGTAGGATATGTTTTTGAAGAGAGTGCTCAGCCTAGAAAAATAAAGATAGAGAACAATTACTGGTCTTCAATAAGGCAAGGAATGGCATAACAATGAAAGTTCTTTTTTATAGCTAAGGAACAGCTATTACCCTTTCAGTAACTCTACTGCAAACCGAACTCTTGACTTGACAATATTCAGCCGAATAAATTAAACAGCTCCATAAGACTACAAAACCAAAATGAGCTACTATCAAAATATATCCCTGAAAAAATGTATGACAAAAGGTGATTTGTGGAAAAATCAGGCATTCTAGTTTATCAGCATTCTT encodes:
- the LOC113353693 gene encoding uncharacterized protein LOC113353693 isoform X1; translation: MSGSILMSSHGVAFATAMAVSGTVIILAICRSPKLTLSVSEFPNKSDDPQNLRSCISSEEKKKREKKMKKRVHFAEDVVDPIGNSKDLRRVHKRSSSSSSFKKNDQDCGRSQQEKVRGIPPNRLALYNGIMRDREQRMTSSY
- the LOC113353693 gene encoding uncharacterized protein LOC113353693 isoform X2 translates to MSGSILMSSHGVAFATAMAVSGTVIILAICRSPKLTLSVSEFPNKSDDPQNLRSCISSEKKKREKKMKKRVHFAEDVVDPIGNSKDLRRVHKRSSSSSSFKKNDQDCGRSQQEKVRGIPPNRLALYNGIMRDREQRMTSSY